The Amycolatopsis sp. DG1A-15b genome contains the following window.
AGGGACCGGGGGCGCATGTCCGTCCAGTTCGCCTCCACGTGGTCCAGGGCCTCCTGGCGGGACGCGGGGCCGAAAGCGACCGTCCAGCCGGCCGGGACGTCGGCGGAGTCCGGCCACAGGCTGTGCTGGTTCTCGGCGTTCACCAGGACCAGGTACGTGCCGTCGGGGTCTTCGAACGGGTTGGTCATCGCGGGCCTCCTCAGGCGGTGATGTCCGTGCGGGCACCCTTCACCAGCGCGGTCAGCTTCTGGATGACCGGCGTGGCGAGCAGGTGGTTGAAGCGCGGCTCGGCCGACCAGTCGCCCAGCTGGTTCGCCTTGACCGCGGGCAGCTGGTTCCAGGTCGGGAACTGCGTCATCTGGGCGCGCGGCAGCGCGTACGAGCGCGAGTCGGTCAGGATCAGGTCCGCCGGGTACTTGCCCGCCTGCTCCCAGGACAGCTGCTCCCAGTAGTCCTCACTGCCGCCGCCGGAGACGATGTCCAGGCCGAGCTCGCGGTAGTACGCGAGGTCGGCGAAGAAGTCCGGCTTCGCGATGTACAGGCCGTCCTTGTCGCCGTAGAGCACCAGGACCTTGAGCCCGGCCTTCTCCTTCGCGGCCGCACGCAGGTCTTCCGACGCCTTGTCGAAGTCGTCCTTGGCCTTCTTCACGGCGTCGGAGTTCGCGTCGCCGCCCAGCGCGACGGCCAGCTGCGAGTAGCGCTCGATCACCTTGGGCAGCGTGACCTTGTACTCCGACAGCGCGACGATCGGGGCGACCTGCTGCACCTTGGGGCCGAGGTCGTCGGTGAGCACCCACATGTCCGTCGGCTTGGTGCCGGTCAGGCCGGTGACGACCAGGTCCGGCTTCAGCGCGGCGAACTTCTCCATGCTGAAGTCGTCCCAGGCGTTGCCGATCGAGGTGACGGCGTTCAGGTCGATGTTGCCGGCCTGGATCTCCTTGCCGCCGTCGGCCGTCTTCTGCGGGCCGAAGACGCCGACCGGGCGGACGCCGTAGTCCCACAGCGCCGCGGCCGAGCTGGCGTAGGCCACCACCCGCGCGGGACGCTGGTCGCGCGCGGCCTTCAGGCCGCGGTCGTCGGTGAACTCCCAGGGACCGGAGGCGGCGCCGGCCTTCTTGTCGTCGTTGCTGCCGCACGCGGTGAGGGCCGCCGCGGCAGCGACGCCACCCGCCCCGATCAGGAATCCACGCCGGCTGAGCCCGGCAGCGCCTTGGAACACGGACATGAGAGCCTCTCGCCGATCTTTAGGATAGGCACACCTTATTTAGGGCATCCTGCCAAAAGCAACCGCACCGGCGGAACGTGACT
Protein-coding sequences here:
- a CDS encoding ABC transporter substrate-binding protein codes for the protein MSVFQGAAGLSRRGFLIGAGGVAAAAALTACGSNDDKKAGAASGPWEFTDDRGLKAARDQRPARVVAYASSAAALWDYGVRPVGVFGPQKTADGGKEIQAGNIDLNAVTSIGNAWDDFSMEKFAALKPDLVVTGLTGTKPTDMWVLTDDLGPKVQQVAPIVALSEYKVTLPKVIERYSQLAVALGGDANSDAVKKAKDDFDKASEDLRAAAKEKAGLKVLVLYGDKDGLYIAKPDFFADLAYYRELGLDIVSGGGSEDYWEQLSWEQAGKYPADLILTDSRSYALPRAQMTQFPTWNQLPAVKANQLGDWSAEPRFNHLLATPVIQKLTALVKGARTDITA
- a CDS encoding MbtH family protein; this translates as MTNPFEDPDGTYLVLVNAENQHSLWPDSADVPAGWTVAFGPASRQEALDHVEANWTDMRPRSLADAMGA